One genomic window of Glycine soja cultivar W05 chromosome 9, ASM419377v2, whole genome shotgun sequence includes the following:
- the LOC114367571 gene encoding protein PIN-LIKES 3-like, translating to MGFIKLFSVASFPVIKVLLITALGLFLALDNISILGEDARKKVNQLVFYVFNPSLVGSNLAKTITFESVVKLWFMPVNILGTFILGSALGWILIKMTRPPKRMEGLILGCCSAGNLGNLPMIIIAAICKQEGSPFGEPDLCNQYGMAYAALSMAIGAVFLWSYVYNLMRISSSRIQNEDRTSNDSSMLKASKGTVDNAYTILLPETNSEEKVSFPSKIKHYVRMISSHLNFKSMFAPSTLGAIAGFIIGVVPQIRNFMIGNNAPLHVVEDSASMLGEAAIPTVTLIMGANLLKGLKGTTAPVWTIVGIVVVRYIFLPLLGIAVVKGAMHLSLVHSDALYQFVLLLQYALPPAMNIGTIAQLFGSGESECSVIMLWTYALASIAVTLWSTFFMWLVS from the exons ATGGGGTTTATAAAGCTGTTTTCTGTTGCCTCTTTCCCGGTTATCAAGGTCTTATTGATTACTGCACTTGGCTTGTTTCTTGCACTGGATAACATATCAATATTGGGAGAAGATGCAAGGAAGAAAGTGAATCAG CTTGTGTTTTATGTGTTTAATCCATCGCTGGTGGGTAGCAATCTGGCCAAAACCATTACTTTTGAGAGTGTTGTTAAGTT GTGGTTCATGCCGGTGAATATTCTTGGAACATTCATATTAGGCTCGGCCTTGGGATGGATTTTGATTAAGATGACAAGGCCTCCCAAACGCATGGAAGGTCTAATCTTGGGTTGTTGTTCTGCTG GAAATTTAGGGAACCTGCCTATGATCATTATTGCAGCTATATGTAAACAGGAAGGCAGCCCTTTTGGAGAACCTGATCTCTGCAATCAATATGGGATGGCTTATGCTGCACTTTCTATGGCG ATTGGAGCAGTTTTTCTATGGTCATATGTTTACAACTTAATGCGGATTTCCTCAAGTAGAATCCAAAATGAAGACCGTACAAGCAATGACAGCAGCATGTTGAAGGCTTCAAAAGGCACCGTGGATAATGCATATACCATACTGCTACCTGAAACAAATTCGGAGGAAAAA GTTTCATTCCCAAGTAAAATTAAGCACTACGTTAGGATGATCTCAAGCCACTTAAATTTCAAATCCATGTTTGCGCCATCAACCCTCGGAGCA ATTGCTGGTTTTATCATTGGTGTAGTCCCCCAAATACGTAATTTCATGATAGGCAATAATGCCCCGCTTCATGTGGTCGAAGACTCAGCTTCCATGTTAGG TGAGGCAGCCATCCCTACTGTCACTCTAATAATGGGTGCAAACCTACTTAAAG GTTTGAAAGGAACAACTGCTCCAGTGTGGACCATTGTGGGAATTGTAGTGGTCAGATATATTTTCCTGCCTCTTTTGGGTATTGCAGTTGTCAAAGGTGCTATGCACTTGAGTTTGGTGCATTCAGATGCCTTGTATCAGTTTGTGCTTCTACTTCAATATGCACTTCCACCAGCCATGAATATAG GCACTATTGCTCAATTGTTCGGATCTGGTGAAAGTGAATGTTCTGTTATCATGCTATGGACATATGCTTTAGCATCTATTGCAGTTACCCTTTGGTCAACTTTCTTCATGTGGCTAGTGTCTTGA